The Budorcas taxicolor isolate Tak-1 chromosome 2, Takin1.1, whole genome shotgun sequence nucleotide sequence CAGCAGTAATCTGGGCATTTAGAGATACGATTCCTGCTTCTACCTGGGCTAGAGGAACCTACTCTCCTGTAggaggcccccacccccaccccaccccccggaACATAGTTCTGGGAGAACTGACTCTACTTAAGTTCAGCCACTTATTCACTGTGTGTCCCTAAACAAGTCCTCTGCCCTCTCTGGGTTCAGAGGATTGAATTCGTCTCTGATCTCTCCAGCTGCAGCCAAAGGGCCTGTATTAGGTGGCTCCAGACTCAAGTTTTGTAAGCCTGCTGGCTGACAGCACCTGTGGTCTCCCTGCAGGTCTCAGCAGCAGTCTGGGAGCAGAGTGGTTTGGGGGAGGGCCTTGGCACAAGAGCAAGGAGGGTGCAGCCATTGCCCCGTCCATGGCTGGAAAGTCTGATTCAGGAGGCTCCAAGCTGCCCTGCAGTCCTTGGGTGTGGCAGTATCTGGGGACTGCCTGCCAAGTTGGCTGTAGTCACACCTGGGAACCAGACAACAGCCGCTGGCTGGCTGACACAGCCAACCCCATGGCCTGACGCAGGAGTTTTAACAAGGGTACTCCTACCTACTCACCAGGCCAGATGCCATGCCCTGGGGTGGGCATCAGCCTGGGAGTAGGAGCTGGCACTGAGTGAGGCTCAGTCAGCTCTAATGGGacttggggagggggctggtcAATGCTGCAGCTCCGCCAGAGTCCTTGGGACAAAGGTCTGTGGCCCAGTCCTCCCCTTGGCCTACACGGGCACAGCTGCCAGAGTGCGGGAAAGTAGTCCCACAGGCTGGCCCCTTACCTCCAGCCTCCCGTATCTGCCTGGCCAAGgcttcccccagccccaccttccTGCTCCCTAGCTACTCTGGCCCTGGGCTTCAGTGACTGGAGGGTTGCTCTCACTTTGAAACTCTGAAATGGAGAGCAGATTAGAGCCCTAGTTTCTGGTCTCTGCTCCTTCGAAACCCTGGATTGGTGATGCAGTAGAAAGCGGATAGGATTGGAAGTCAGCCATACCTGAATCTGAAGGCACCTCTgggtgatggcaacccactccagcattcttgcctgaaaatcccaaggacagaggtgcctgacaggttacagtctatgaggtcaccagagtcagacacgacttagtgactaaaccacccctGGGTGATCCTATGTAGGTAATTCActcctcagcttccccatctataACTTGGAGATGTTAAAGATCTAATCCCTCATAGGTTCTGGTGAGAAGGCCCAATGCCTGGCCCCCCAGGTTCCTGATGGCCACAATAATACCTTCCCCTAGTCAgggtcctcctccaggaagcttctTGGAGGGAGCCGCCCGCCTCAGATTGCCCCACTGCAGCTTGCCTCCTCAGCACTTAGGTGCATTCTTTGCAGTAATTCCCTGGGAGGCCAGCAGAGCAGCCTGCCTGGAGCTGACTTGGCAGCAAGGCGGGGTTGCAGAATCCTCAGGGTAGGAATGCTGCCTGGTCACTTTCGGTGTGTGAAGCTGGGCTGCTAAGAAAACAGTGTCAGAGCCCAgctcctctcttctccccttcctGGTGCTAGGCCCAGGGAAAGGCCTCTGCTAGAGGAACAGATTCGAGATGACACAGGTTTCCCTGTCATGTTCCTGTGTCAGCGGATGGGGTCTGCTACATTCTTCCCACTTGgctcgcttccctggtggctcagacagtaaaacatctgcctgcaatgtggaagacctgggtttgatccctgggttgggaagatcccctgaagaaagaaatggcaacccactccagtacccttgcctgggaaaatcccacagacagaggagcctggtaggtccatggggttgcaaagagtcggacatgactgagcgacttcattttcctttcctactTGGCTCAGAAGGCTTCCTGAGATTTTGACCCACCCCCTGCCCAAGAGCAGAAAGAGTCTGGGTTTTAACTTCCAGCCCTGCCATTTCTGAATGGCCTGTCCTCTGAACCTTAAGTGTTTTACTACtagaagcctcagtttcttcatctgtaaaaatgagtCTAATATTTGCTTCGCTGGGTCCTTGTAAAGATAAATGAGTGTGTCATAATCAAAAGAGTGTGCATGGACTTGAGAATTCAACTGACCTGGGTTCTGGTCTCAGCCTGACTACTCTATGACTTTGGACATGACTTTCCTGTGCCTCAGGTCCCCCACCTGTAAATTGAGATGATAATACATAAAAATCAGGATTATTATGAGGGTAAAGGTAGTAATGCATGTGAACTGCCAATTACATTCCCAACACATTTGAGCAGTTTGCATAAGGCCTGGCACAAAACTGCTTTACTTGCAGTTTTAGAGAGGTGGAATAGCATAGTGGTTGAGACATGAACTCTTAAGTTTGATTCCCAGCTCTGCATTCAccggctgtgtgactttgggcaaggtaCTTGgcccctctgtgcttccagttcCCCATCAGTAGAGTGGGAGTAAGAGTACCTTCCTCATAGGGTTACTGTAAGAATTGTGTGAGTTTATATCCTAATTATAAAGTGCCTAGATCAAGACCTGGCATTTAGTAAATTCTATGCACCTATGTGTTATCATTATTGCTGTTCTGAGTCATTCCTCTGAAGGGGCCACTCTCCAGATGAGGAAATACAGGTTTAGAGAATGAAATTACTTTCCAAAGGCAAACCAGCTGGTAAGTGGTCAACAATGGTTGATGTCACTGTGGTTATTGCGTTTAAACCCAGAGCGGATCCCCCTGGAAGCCAGGTCGCTGACAATTCTTCCTCCCGCCGGCCCCCTGCAGGTCGTCCGCAGCAGCCTGGAGGAGCAGGGGCTGCAGGTGCACGGTGTGCGGCTGCACGGCTCGGCCGCCAGCCACGTGCTGGACCCCGAGAGCGGCCTGGGCTACAAGGACCTGGATCTGGTGTTCCGCGTGGACCTGCGCAGCGAGGCGTCCTTCCAGCTGACCAAGGAGGTGGTGCTGGCCTGCCTGCTGGACTTCCTGCCGGCCGGCGTGAGCCGGGCCAAGATCACGCCGCTGACTCTCAAGGAGGCTTACGTGCAGAAGCTGGTGAAAGTGTGCACTGACACGGACCGCTGGAGCCTCATCTCGCTGTCCAACAAGAGCGGCAAGAACGTGGAGCTCAAGTTCGTGGACTCGGTCAGGCGCCAGTTCGAGTTCAGCGTCGACTCGTTCCAGATCCTCCTGGACTCCCTGCTGCTCTTCGGCCAGTGCTCGCCCACGCCCATGTCGGAGGCCTTCCACCCGTCGGTGACCGGTGAGAGCCTGTACGGGGACTTCGCCGAGGCCCTGGACCATCTGCGGCACCGTGTCATCGCCACGCGCAGCCCCGAAGAGATCCGCGGGGGCGGCCTCCTCAAGTACTGCCACCTGCTGGTGCGGGGCTTCCGGCCGCGGCCCAGCACCGATGTGGGCGCCCTGCAGCGCTACATGTGTTCCCGCTTCTTCATCGACTTCCCTGACCTGGTGGAGCAGCGGCGCACGCTGGAGCGCTACCTCGAGGCCCACTTCAGCGGGGCCGACGCGGCGCGCCGCTACGCCTGCCTGGTGACGCTGCACCGGGTGGTCAACGAGAGCACCGTGTGCCTCATGAACCACGAGCGCCGCCAGACGCTGGACCTCATCGCCGCGCTGGCGCTCCAGGCGCTGGCCGAGCAGGGCCCAGCGGCCGCTGCCGCCCTGGCCTGGCGCTGCCCCGTGATCCCTGACGGGGTGGTGCCCGCCACCACCGTCAGTTACTACGTGACCCCCATGCAGCCTCTGTTGGCCCGGGCCCACACCTCCTATCCCACCTGGCTGCCCTGTAACTGACTCGGCCCCTGGCCGGTAAGGACTTGGCCACCCCGGATGGAGTGGGGCCTCCAGGAGCGCAGGGAGGACCCGGCCAGAGACAGACAGCCAGGGCTAGGGGGCCCAGCACTGCTGCAGAGTCAGGCCTCAGACTGAACAAACCAGATTTCTCCCCCCGAGGGAGGGCCCCAGAGGACTGAAGGCCAAGCTGGGGTTCTCGGTACATGGACTTTTTGGTTATTTGCGCCACCTTTTGGAGTAGCATAAT carries:
- the TENT5B gene encoding terminal nucleotidyltransferase 5B; the protein is MMPSESETESRDRAAAQVGTAAAAAVAKAAPAGGGPDPEASSASLGQHLSGLSWPQVKRLDALLSEPIPIHGRGNFPTLSVQPRQIVQVVRSSLEEQGLQVHGVRLHGSAASHVLDPESGLGYKDLDLVFRVDLRSEASFQLTKEVVLACLLDFLPAGVSRAKITPLTLKEAYVQKLVKVCTDTDRWSLISLSNKSGKNVELKFVDSVRRQFEFSVDSFQILLDSLLLFGQCSPTPMSEAFHPSVTGESLYGDFAEALDHLRHRVIATRSPEEIRGGGLLKYCHLLVRGFRPRPSTDVGALQRYMCSRFFIDFPDLVEQRRTLERYLEAHFSGADAARRYACLVTLHRVVNESTVCLMNHERRQTLDLIAALALQALAEQGPAAAAALAWRCPVIPDGVVPATTVSYYVTPMQPLLARAHTSYPTWLPCN